AGCACTGAACGCGGAGGATTTCTCGGTTTGTTCGGCAGCAAAAAATTAACGGTCGAGATAACTTATTTCGAGCAGGAACCGGAACAAGACTCAGACTCAGAACTTGAAGACGAGCAGGAATTTGAATCAGCACAAGAATCCGAGTCAGTGTCAAATTTAATGCTTAACGGCGTGGAATTTGTGAATCAAACATTAAAGCTCATGGACTTCAACGCAGAGGCAGTTATAAGCGAAGAAGTTAAACATACAATCGAGATAACCGGCGATGATGCAGCTGATTACGTTGTAGGGCGTTACGGCGATGCTTTGAAATCGCTTGAATATCTTGTAAATCTCGCACTCAGAGACCCGCGAAGAGAACCAAGAATCAAAGTCGACAGCAGCGGCTATCGTGAACGCAGAATAAAGAGTCTCGAACGTTTAGCAGAGGCTACAGCACGTCAAGCTCTCAAATTTGGCAGACCTGTACGACTCGAACCTATGGCAAGCTGGGAACGCTGGGTGATTCATACAACTTTGAAGGATCGCGACGACGTAACTACAGAGTCAATCGGTGAGCCGCCGTTGAGAAAAGTTGTAGTCATGCCCAAGTACGACGCAAAGCCCGATATACCGCCGGGGCCTGCAACAATGAGAATCAGAGCACAGCGCAACAGAGCAGCACAAAATAATAATCGCTCAAGACGATTCAGCAAATAACTTGATTCCCCTTTGCTGTAACAGGCGAGGGGGAAATTTTTTATGATCATGAAGATAACTACTTTTAACGTTAATTCAGTG
Above is a window of Synergistaceae bacterium DNA encoding:
- a CDS encoding Jag N-terminal domain-containing protein, which produces MTQEKKLTIEAADIEDALKEAAIKLSRPKEELKAEIISTERGGFLGLFGSKKLTVEITYFEQEPEQDSDSELEDEQEFESAQESESVSNLMLNGVEFVNQTLKLMDFNAEAVISEEVKHTIEITGDDAADYVVGRYGDALKSLEYLVNLALRDPRREPRIKVDSSGYRERRIKSLERLAEATARQALKFGRPVRLEPMASWERWVIHTTLKDRDDVTTESIGEPPLRKVVVMPKYDAKPDIPPGPATMRIRAQRNRAAQNNNRSRRFSK